A single window of Solanum dulcamara chromosome 5, daSolDulc1.2, whole genome shotgun sequence DNA harbors:
- the LOC129888526 gene encoding uncharacterized protein LOC129888526, with protein sequence MSKFLVYLLVCISLIHACSARPMASIDDNEEKILFSSKDVTILTSDISKTEGRIIISEDIGKRMWKKRSIVARKENEEENKGNKVKMTSFHEGAHQVKISRRESRLMLQSPPSTQHEEESVNSIEKEPVEDVVVMDYAQPHRKPPIHNTKH encoded by the exons ATGTCAAAATTTCTTGTTTATCTTTTGGTTTGTATTTCTCTTATTCATGCATGTAGTGCAAGACCAATGGCAAGTATTGAtgacaatgaagaaaaaatactATTCTCTAGCAAG GATGTAACAATTTTGACTAGTGACATATCTAAAACAGAGGGAAGAATAATTATATCTGAAGATATTGGAAAACGTATGTGGAAAAAGAGATCAATTGTTGCACGAAAGGAAAACGAAGAAGAGAATAAAG GAAACAAGGTCAAGATGACATCGTTTCATGAGGGAGCTCATCAAGTAAAG ATATCGAGGAGAGAATCACGGTTGATGCTACAATCTCCACCGTCAACACAACATGAGGAAGAATCAGTGAACTCCATTGAAAAGGAACCCGTGGAAGACGTAGTAGTTATGGATTATGCACAGCCCCATAGAAAACCACCTATTCACAACACAAAACACTAA
- the LOC129888527 gene encoding L-lactate dehydrogenase B-like produces the protein MQKSTSSSSLGPGGLDLTQAFFKSISNTAPPSLTKRHTKISVIGVGNVGMAIAQTILTQDLADELALVDAKSDKLRGEMLDLQHAAAFLPRTKIHASIDYSVTSGSDLCIVTAGARQNPGESRLNLLQRNVALFKSIVPSLVKYSPETTLLVVSNPVDVLTYVAWKLSGFPANRVIGSGTNLDSSRFRFLIADHLDVNAQDVQAYIVGEHGDSSVAIWSGISIGGVPVLSFLERQQIALEKETLEKIHQEVVHSAYEVINLKGYTSWAIGYSVANLARTILRDQRRIHPVSVLAKGFYGIDGGDVFLSLPAQLGRNGVLGVTNVHLTDEEIEQLRNSAKTILEVQSQLGI, from the exons ATGCAAAAGAGTACTTCATCTTCATCACTTGGCCCTGGTGGGCTAGACTTAACCCAAGCCTTCTTCAAGTCAATTTCCAATACTGCCCCTCCCTCACTAACAAAACGCCACACTAAAATCTCCGTTATCGGTGTCGGAAATGTCGGCATGGCAATTGCACAAACAATCCTAACACAAGACCTTGCCGACGAGCTAGCACTCGTCGACGCAAAATCCGACAAGCTCCGAGGAGAAATGCTGGATCTTCAGCATGCGGCAGCGTTTTTGCCGCGTACGAAGATCCATGCGTCGATTGATTACTCGGTTACTTCCGGGTCGGATCTTTGTATTGTGACTGCGGGTGCCCGACAGAATCCGGGTGAGAGTAGGTTGAATTTGTTGCAGAGGAATGTGGCTCTGTTTAAGAGTATTGTTCCGTCGCTGGTGAAGTATTCGCCGGAGACTACGCTTCTGGTAGTTTCGAATCCGGTAGATGTGCTGACGTATGTTGCTTGGAAATTGTCTGGGTTTCCGGCGAATCGGGTTATCGGGTCAGGAACGAATTTGGATTCTTCAAGGTTTCGGTTTTTGATTGCGGATCATCTTGATGTTAATGCCCAGGATGTCCAG GCATACATTGTTGGAGAGCATGGTGATAGCTCAGTGGCAATTTGGTCAGGCATCAGTATAGGAGGAGTGCCAGTTCTCAGCTTCCTGGAGAGGCAACAAATTGCCTTGGAAAAAGAGACACTGGAAAAAATCCACCAAGAAGTTGTGCACAGCGCATATGAAGTGATTAATCTGAAAGGTTACACATCATGGGCAATTGGATACTCTGTTGCTAACTTGGCTCGAACCATCCTTCGCGATCAACGAAGGATTCACCCTGTTTCGGTTCTTGCAAAGGGCTTCTATGGCATTGATGGTGGCGATGTGTTCTTGAGCTTGCCTGCACAGCTTGGAAGAAATGGAGTTTTGGGCGTGACGAATGTGCATCTTACTGATGAAGAAATTGAACAACTTAGGAACTCTGCTAAGACTATTTTGGAAGTGCAGAGTCAGTTGGGAATTTGA